A genome region from Fusarium musae strain F31 chromosome 5, whole genome shotgun sequence includes the following:
- a CDS encoding hypothetical protein (EggNog:ENOG41), whose amino-acid sequence MESRYVVIPEPTTIVVTYHVPANATENTDSVELPPASTVPAADLTSVPAADPAADTPVFASLIVPTTQEVEPVSTTVPAAGGEAAPETSDANVNETTTVPIEPIAQPTSQPPPQETPQEPPVVNGPEPVTTPVQPTTEELPKGTPEDARLTGGPDPATTPVQTTTPPSSQETPQDARLIDGPDPVTTPVQAPKDTPENARLIIETKSSSSSSLSSSSTSTSEVLLFDTASFTFTGPPSRSTTLQTRSGTRAASSATETTEASDSFVFDDGETSADGAAPALSTATLADGGLTTIGLGATAGSDHASKTESPDSTVKKDPDNAGPTPVVVGSIVGSIVGLSFLALAIFWLIRRRRQQRRRTTLLTPLDFPQSGSGKEKYEIDNNSLGPTPRSVKVAAAMSANAKKIGQRFRLSMSSSHVDMSRGNSQFGAESHSASTNRAPSRGSAAPGQQQGWWSRLIEESSVVDLAAAPPVPDDGHDGRRTPSPNPFSDANNISAASHGDSYGRGSVLPHGSLVPPPLASARPHSLDNPFADESSSLSPDPMQPPPMAYREPVDQRQGPTMSRNLTPQSTGDGVRLRPQEVWRGNVHSNPFDLELDGRHMSSMGHIQNMPRYTAASSFYSTNRQTVRHSRAESYTSRYTSGVSDVSEWPPVPPQPRVPSIYGRYDGSDFPPSSRHSRSESDGHILRRQTGQAM is encoded by the coding sequence ATGGAGTCTCGTTATGTGGTCATCCCCGAGCCTACCACCATCGTGGTTACATACCATGTCCCAGCCAACGCTACAGAGAACACCGACAGCGTTGAATTGCCGCCGGCTTCAACTGTGCCTGCTGCAGACCTGACATCTGTTCCTGCAGCGGATCCTGCTGCAGATACCCCAGTGTTTGCATCATTGATTGTACCTACAACGCAAGAGGTCGAGCCCGTTTCAACGACTGTACCTGCAGCTGGAGGAGAGGCAGCGCCTGAAACCAGTGACGCAAATGTGAACGAGACGACGACAGTCCCCATCGAGCCGATTGCTCAGCCAACTTCTCAACCACCCCCACAGGAAACACCCCAAGAACCTCCAGTGGTTAATGGCCCTGAACCGGTAACGACACCTGTTCAGCCAACCACTGAAGAGCTACCCAAGGGAACACCAGAAGATGCTCGATTGACAGGCGGACCGGATCCGGCAACAACACCCGTCCAGACAACGACCCCGCCGTCATCTCAGGAGACACCACAGGATGCCCGATTAATCGACGGACCAGACCCTGTAACGACTCCTGTTCAGGCGCCTAAGGATACTCCAGAAAATGCTCGACTCATAATCGAGACTaagtcttcatcatcatcgtccttgtcctcgtcttcgACGTCTACTTCGGAGGTCCTCCTTTTTGATACTGCATCCTTCACCTTCACTGGTCCCCCATCTCGGTCAACGACCCTCCAAACCCGATCTGGGACCAGAGCTGCTTCCTCCGCTACTGAGACTACTGAAGCATCTGATAGTTTCGTTTTCGATGACGGTGAGACGAGCGCTGACGGGGCTGCGCCAGCACTTAGTACAGCAACTCTAGCCGACGGAGGCCTTACGACCATTGGCCTCGGTGCTACTGCTGGAAGCGACCATGCCTCGAAGACCGAAAGTCCCGATTCAACTGTCAAAAAGGACCCTGACAATGCAGGCCCAACTCCGGTCGTTGTAGGCAGTATTGTCGGTTCCATCGTGGGATTGTCCTTCCTGGCACTCGCCATCTTTTGGCTCATCAGGAGACGGAGACAGCAGCGTCGAAGGACCACTCTTCTCACCCCGCTCGATTTTCCTCAAAGCGGATCTGGTAAGGAGAAGTACGAAATCGACAACAATTCGCTCGGCCCAACGCCTCGCTCTGTCAAGGTTGCTGCCGCGATGAGCGCCAATGCCAAGAAGATTGGTCAACGATTCCGACTGTCCATGAGCTCTTCGCACGTCGACATGAGCCGAGGAAACTCTCAGTTCGGCGCCGAAAGCCACAGCGCGTCTACAAACCGCGCCCCTAGCCGAGGGAGTGCAGCTCCTGGGCAACAACAGGGATGGTGGTCACGACTTATTGAAGAATCAAGCGTCGTGGATCTGGCAGCAGCCCCCCCAGTGCCTGACGATGGTCATGATGGAAGACGGACTCCTAGCCCGAACCCTTTCTCTGATGCCAACAACATTTCTGCAGCGTCTCATGGGGACTCATATGGTCGCGGTAGCGTCTTGCCTCACGGTTCTCTTGTGCCACCCCCACTTGCCTCTGCTCGGCCTCATTCTTTGGATAACCCGTTTGCCGACGAGAGTTCCAGCTTGTCTCCCGACCCCATGCAACCGCCACCGATGGCCTATAGAGAGCCAGTCGATCAGAGGCAAGGCCCGACCATGTCGCGGAACCTTACACCTCAATCGACGGGTGACGGTGTGAGGCTAAGGCCACAGGAAGTTTGGCGCGGCAACGTTCACTCAAACCCCTTCGACTTGGAGCTCGATGGCCGACACATGTCTAGCATGGGACACATTCAAAATATGCCACGCTATACTGCCGCCAGCTCCTTCTATAGCACAAACCGCCAGACCGTCAGGCACTCTCGGGCTGAGAGTTACACTTCACGATATACCAGTGGAGTGAGCGACGTTAGCGAGTGGCCTCCTGTGCCTCCTCAACCACGTGTACCCAGTATCTATGGCCGATACGATGGATCTGACTTTCCCCCTTCATCTCGACACTCCCGAAGTGAGAGCGACGGCCATATCCTGAGACGGCAAACTGGCCAGGCGATGTGA